Proteins encoded together in one Orcinus orca chromosome 13, mOrcOrc1.1, whole genome shotgun sequence window:
- the LOC101278673 gene encoding ATP synthase F(0) complex subunit C1, mitochondrial-like, which yields MICDNRRGTAHMQVLGGKALQTERKQTSGALLIPPALIHSCTRSLIRPASASFLMRPEIPSEERSYSSVPVQVAGQEFQTSVVSQDTDTAATTVGVLGSGAGTGRAFGSLITGYAKNPSLKQQLFSYAILSFALSEAMWLFYLMVAFLINFAM from the exons ATGATATGTGACAACCGCAGAGGAACTGCACACATGCAGGTGCTTGGGGGAAAGGCATTACAA acagaaagaaagcagaCCAGCGGGGCACTACTCATTCCTCCTGCTCTGATCCACTCTTGTACCAGGAGCCTGATCAGGCCTGCATCTGCCTCCTTCCTGATGAGGCCGGAGATCCCATCTGAAGAGCGTTCCTACAGCAGTGTCCCAGTTCAGGTGGCCGGGCAGGAGTTCCAGACCAGTGTGGTCTCCCAGGACACTGACACAGCGGCCACCACAGTTGGTGTGCTTGGTTCAGGGGCCGGTACTGGAAGAGCGTTTGGCAGCTTGATCACTGGCTATGCCAAGAACCCGTCTCTGAAGCAGCAGCTCTTCTCCTATGCCATTCTGAGCTTTGCCCTATCTGAGGCTATGTGGCTCTTCTATCTGATGGTTGCCTTCCTCATCAATTTCGCCATGTGA